The region TCAACCAGTCAGTTAATTCGGAGCGTTACCATGCAGGCCAAATCACTTGCTGCAGCGTTGTGTGTGTGTTCTTTGGCGCTCTCAGGTTGCGCCAGTAAATATGTTGAACCCGACCAGTATTCCGGTTTTCTCAAGGACTACAGTGCCTTGAAGGAAGAAAAGTCACCGTCTGGTGCAGCGGTTATGCGCTGGATCGAACCAGGTTTGAACGTGAACAAGTTCAGCAGCGTTTATGTCGAGCCAAGCCAGCTTTATCCCAAACCTCAAGCCACTGAAAAAATTCCTGACTCGACCCTCCAAGGCATCACCCAATACTACAATCAGGCCCTACAAACACAATTCTCCAAAGTCCTGCCGCTGGCCAAAGGCCCAGGGCCGGGTGTATTGATCGTGCGCCCCGCGATCACGGCGGTATCTGCCAAGACCAAAGGGCTGCGCCCATACGAAGTGATCCCGATCGCACTGGTGGCTGCAGGCGTCAGTGCTGCAACCGGTATTCGAGACCAAGACACCAGCCTGTCGACTGAAGCCCAGTTCCTCGATGCCAGCAACAACAAGGTCGTTGCCCAAGTGGTACGCAAGGGCGCTGGGGCCGATCTGGACAACTCCGACCAAGTGATGACTGCCAAGGATGCCAGGGCGGTGCTCGATGGCTGGGCGATCGACATCGTCAAATCGTTCGAGCAACTCAAGAGCAAACACTAAGACATGGCCCAACGACCTGCCGACGTCAGCGGCAGGTCGAATTCAATGGATTGACCATGAGGAGGCTTAATGAAGTCAGCCACGTGTGATCTCGACCATGGTGTGCGCCTTACAGGCCTGGCGTTGAGCTTATGTCTGCTGAGCAGCGAAGCAGGGGCTGGAGGCATTCTTATCTACGAGGCAGGCCAGGAGAGCAATGGCCTCGCCAATGCCGGTTCTGCTGCGCTGGCAACCGACCCCAGCGTGTTGATGAGCAACCCTGCGGGCCTCACCGAGTTGCAGGGCACCCAGATCAGCGCCAACGCGCAGGTGATCCTCGGTGACATGCGTTTCTCTCGCGACAGTCGCAACCAGTTCGACGGTAACGAAGGCGGCAACGCGCTCCAGTACCTGCCCGGCGCCAGCCTGTTCATAAGCCACCAGATCGATGAACGCTCGGCAATCGGCTTTGGCATGTACGGCAATTTTGGCCTGGCATTGGATTACGATGATGACTGGGCCGGCCGCTACTTCAACCAGGAGGCGGCGATTATTGGCGTGTCATTGCAACCGACGCTGGCTTACAAGTTTACCGATGACCTGTCCATCGGTATTGGCCCGCGGATCATGGTCGCCTACTACCGTAACGAGATGGCCATCAACAACAACCTGCTGGGGCTGCTGGATCGCCCCGATGGCCAGCTTGAGTACAAGGACACCGACGTCGGCACCGGGGTCAACGTGGGGCTGTTGTACAAACTGAGCGAGCGCACCCAGATTGGCTTCGCCTATACCAGCAAGATCGACCTGGAATTCAAGGACAAGCCTGATGTGGACAAGGTCGACAACCTTATCCTCAATGGCGCACTTGGCCGCTTGGGTACCGACTCGCTGGAGCTGGATATGGCGGTGCCGCAAACCGCGCTGTTCAGTATCGCCCACGACCTCAATGCTCAATGGAAGCTATTGGGCAGTCTCGGCTGGCAGGACTGGAGCGAATTCGGCAACATCGGCGTCGAAGTGGATGCCGATGCCCTGGGCGCCAGTCGCACTGTCGATCGCGAGTACAAAGACACCTGGCATGCCTCTGTCGGTACGCAGTACCAGATCAATCCGCGCCTGCGCTTGAGTTTGGGCCTTGGTTACGACAGTTCTGCGGTGGACGACAAAGACCGCACGGTCGACAACCCTATGGGCGAAGCCTGGCGGTTGGCGACTGGGGTCAACTACCAGATTGACCAGGGCCTGGACTTACACGCCGCGTACACACTGGTCTGGCTTGGTGACATGGACGTGGAGCAAACCAAGGCGCGTTCAGGTACCACATTGTCTGGCACTTATCGCAATGCCGCCCTGCACATTCTCGGTGCCGGGGCTACTTGGCGATTCTAACGCTGACCCTCGTTACACTAGCGTGCAGGAGGCCTCATGTTCAGTTTCATCAAGACCACGATTGCCGGCGGGCTGCTGCTTATTCTGCCGTTGGTATTGATATTCGTCCTTATCGAAAAGGCCATTCACCTGCTCAGCGGTCCCGTACAGAAAGTGGTTCCACTGTTCAGTGGCTTCAGCGTTGCCGGGGTTACCTCAGTGACCCTGGCCACGGTGATACTCCTGGCGCTGTTTTGCTTTCTCGCCGGGTTGCTGGCCAAAACAGCAATAGCAACGCGGACACTCGACACACTTGAAACCCGGCTGCTTGGCAACCTACCGGGTTACCAACTGCTCAAAGACGCTACCGCACGCTTCGCCGGCCTGGACGACATCGAAGGTGCCAAAGTCGGAATGATCAGCGAGGGCGAGGGATATCGTTTTGGTCTGGTGCTGGAAAGTCGCGGTGATTGGCTGCTGATCTACTTGCCTGATGGAGGCCCTGCCGGCGGAACGGCGGGTGAAGTCCGTGCGATCCCAAACTCAGAGGTGCGCCTTACCGACATTCCCTGGTTGTCGCTGATTGCCTGCCTGCGCCGCGGAGGCAGAGGCACCCTGGAGCTGGCAGCGACCATCCTGGAGGAGGATAAAAGGTAGGCGACGGACGCCTGACTACCCACCAGGCGCTTCAAAACAGCCTGTAGATCTCAGAAACCACCTGCATCGTTGCGTCTTCGATTGTCCCTTCATTACGGCATAGCGCCCAGCCGTGATCGCGAACGGCGCATTCAAACGCCTCGGTACAAGCGACCTGTTCTTCCAGGCTATGAATCACCGTACTGCCCAGGCCCCGTGATCGCGCTGCCGCCCTCGCCCACGACACTTCAGGAGCCGTAACAACCCCCACGTGCAGGTCAGGCACTCGCACATTTCGCGCAAGGTTCAGTTGCAGAATCTGTGCAAACGGCAGTAATCGGCGAAACGCGGCATCGGACGG is a window of Pseudomonas sp. DG56-2 DNA encoding:
- a CDS encoding OmpP1/FadL family transporter, whose translation is MKSATCDLDHGVRLTGLALSLCLLSSEAGAGGILIYEAGQESNGLANAGSAALATDPSVLMSNPAGLTELQGTQISANAQVILGDMRFSRDSRNQFDGNEGGNALQYLPGASLFISHQIDERSAIGFGMYGNFGLALDYDDDWAGRYFNQEAAIIGVSLQPTLAYKFTDDLSIGIGPRIMVAYYRNEMAINNNLLGLLDRPDGQLEYKDTDVGTGVNVGLLYKLSERTQIGFAYTSKIDLEFKDKPDVDKVDNLILNGALGRLGTDSLELDMAVPQTALFSIAHDLNAQWKLLGSLGWQDWSEFGNIGVEVDADALGASRTVDREYKDTWHASVGTQYQINPRLRLSLGLGYDSSAVDDKDRTVDNPMGEAWRLATGVNYQIDQGLDLHAAYTLVWLGDMDVEQTKARSGTTLSGTYRNAALHILGAGATWRF
- a CDS encoding dTMP kinase codes for the protein MSRTLFISLDGPKGTGKTTLLEAVTQALRADNKKVIRLCEKKSDPFRGETMARVNKLVRNPSQDLELEVCERFADSRRWISQQVLPKQPQDSIILIDRWYPSDAAFRRLLPFAQILQLNLARNVRVPDLHVGVVTAPEVSWARAAARSRGLGSTVIHSLEEQVACTEAFECAVRDHGWALCRNEGTIEDATMQVVSEIYRLF
- a CDS encoding DUF3313 domain-containing protein, producing the protein MQAKSLAAALCVCSLALSGCASKYVEPDQYSGFLKDYSALKEEKSPSGAAVMRWIEPGLNVNKFSSVYVEPSQLYPKPQATEKIPDSTLQGITQYYNQALQTQFSKVLPLAKGPGPGVLIVRPAITAVSAKTKGLRPYEVIPIALVAAGVSAATGIRDQDTSLSTEAQFLDASNNKVVAQVVRKGAGADLDNSDQVMTAKDARAVLDGWAIDIVKSFEQLKSKH